From a single Lolium rigidum isolate FL_2022 chromosome 7, APGP_CSIRO_Lrig_0.1, whole genome shotgun sequence genomic region:
- the LOC124675892 gene encoding uncharacterized protein LOC124675892 isoform X1, translated as MNINSAGQTTGKQKIKEKEAAKIRYSLLGLKIDPDQKARGKLRMPANVAAFYGPPTAEDPLVVLDVRDPSDIPCVTLMRDCIHENVLHARILMERDPYLLVLVENYTGLLSTYLRTIEAHIPDSEQMSDPHMMPSLTLQLIFTQMIDGLLALFKHGKCHGNLKLENTCYMKTRNGDIITKLTGFKDRKVSATKPVSHYQAEDIRSVGHGLIEITEIAEDFNKQGYSLDCFQIEHLAQRLKTVSPGDLYITIEEIRSYPFFWTEVERSFFFVSEVPLALHNKLVRSSIQKEQDLCDLPWNCKHYNGFLQLMIDYRRNNKLPAYDFDSRVDYVQFISGLYTHQSQLTNPYGNVDTTVKSTNPRLYAILYSLLPRGPGRIRQD; from the exons ATGAACATCAACTCAGCAG GTCAGACCACAGGAAAgcagaaaataaaagagaaagag GCTGCTAAAATTCGATATAGCCTGTTAGGTCTAAAGATTGATCCTGATCAGAAAGCAAGGGGCAAGCTGAGGATGCCGGCAAATGTAGCAGCTTTCTATGGCCCTCCCACAGCTGAGGATCCTCTGGTTGTGTTGGATGTCAGGGATCCAAGTGACATTCCTTGTGTCACTCTGATGCGGGACTGTATACATGAGAATGTTCTTCATGCAAGAATTCTGATGGAAAGGGATCCCTATTTACTTGTCCTTGTTGAAAATTATACTGGATTGTTGTCGACATATCTGAGAACAATCGAAGCACACATACCCGACTCTGAACAGATGTCTGATCCTCACATGATGCCATCATTGACACTTCAGCTTATTTTCACTCAGATGATTGATGGATTGCTTGCTTTGTTTAAACATGGCAAGTGTCACGGGAACTTGAAATTGGAGAACACGTGCTACATGAAGACAAGGAATGGTGACATCATCACAAAGCTTACAGGCTTCAAAGATCGTAAAG TTTCAGCTACAAAGCCTGTTTCACACTACCAGGCTGAGGATATAAGGTCTGTTGGCCACGGGTTGATTGAAATTACTGAAATAGCTGAGGATTTCAATAAGCAAGGCTATTCGCTGGATTGCTTCCAAATTGAGCACCTTGCCCAAAGGCTGAAAACTGTCTCCCC gggAGATTTGTATATCACCATCGAAGAGATAAGGTCATATCCTTTCTTTTGGACAGAAGTTGAGAGGAGTTTCTTTTTCGTTTCTGAAGTTCCGCTCGCTCTGCACAACAAGTTAGTAAGATCATCGATACAAAAAGAGCAGGACTTGTGTGACCTGCCTTGGAACTGCAAGCACTACAATGGCTTTCTTCAACTTATGATTGATTACCGTCGAAACAACAAATTGCCTGCATATGACTTTGATAGCAGAGTTGATTACGTGCAATTTATCAGTGGCCTGTACACCCATCAAAGTCAACTTACG AATCCATATGGTAATGTCGACACAACTGTCAAGTCAACGAACCCACGTCTGTATGCAATCTTATACTCTTTGCTTCCCCGTGGTCCAGGACGCATTAGACAGGATTGA
- the LOC124675892 gene encoding uncharacterized protein LOC124675892 isoform X2, translating into MNINSAGQTTGKQKIKEKEAAKIRYSLLGLKIDPDQKARGKLRMPANVAAFYGPPTAEDPLVVLDVRDPSDIPCVTLMRDCIHENVLHARILMERDPYLLVLVENYTGLLSTYLRTIEAHIPDSEQMSDPHMMPSLTLQLIFTQMIDGLLALFKHGKCHGNLKLENTCYMKTRNGDIITKLTGFKDRKATKPVSHYQAEDIRSVGHGLIEITEIAEDFNKQGYSLDCFQIEHLAQRLKTVSPGDLYITIEEIRSYPFFWTEVERSFFFVSEVPLALHNKLVRSSIQKEQDLCDLPWNCKHYNGFLQLMIDYRRNNKLPAYDFDSRVDYVQFISGLYTHQSQLTNPYGNVDTTVKSTNPRLYAILYSLLPRGPGRIRQD; encoded by the exons ATGAACATCAACTCAGCAG GTCAGACCACAGGAAAgcagaaaataaaagagaaagag GCTGCTAAAATTCGATATAGCCTGTTAGGTCTAAAGATTGATCCTGATCAGAAAGCAAGGGGCAAGCTGAGGATGCCGGCAAATGTAGCAGCTTTCTATGGCCCTCCCACAGCTGAGGATCCTCTGGTTGTGTTGGATGTCAGGGATCCAAGTGACATTCCTTGTGTCACTCTGATGCGGGACTGTATACATGAGAATGTTCTTCATGCAAGAATTCTGATGGAAAGGGATCCCTATTTACTTGTCCTTGTTGAAAATTATACTGGATTGTTGTCGACATATCTGAGAACAATCGAAGCACACATACCCGACTCTGAACAGATGTCTGATCCTCACATGATGCCATCATTGACACTTCAGCTTATTTTCACTCAGATGATTGATGGATTGCTTGCTTTGTTTAAACATGGCAAGTGTCACGGGAACTTGAAATTGGAGAACACGTGCTACATGAAGACAAGGAATGGTGACATCATCACAAAGCTTACAGGCTTCAAAGATCGTAAAG CTACAAAGCCTGTTTCACACTACCAGGCTGAGGATATAAGGTCTGTTGGCCACGGGTTGATTGAAATTACTGAAATAGCTGAGGATTTCAATAAGCAAGGCTATTCGCTGGATTGCTTCCAAATTGAGCACCTTGCCCAAAGGCTGAAAACTGTCTCCCC gggAGATTTGTATATCACCATCGAAGAGATAAGGTCATATCCTTTCTTTTGGACAGAAGTTGAGAGGAGTTTCTTTTTCGTTTCTGAAGTTCCGCTCGCTCTGCACAACAAGTTAGTAAGATCATCGATACAAAAAGAGCAGGACTTGTGTGACCTGCCTTGGAACTGCAAGCACTACAATGGCTTTCTTCAACTTATGATTGATTACCGTCGAAACAACAAATTGCCTGCATATGACTTTGATAGCAGAGTTGATTACGTGCAATTTATCAGTGGCCTGTACACCCATCAAAGTCAACTTACG AATCCATATGGTAATGTCGACACAACTGTCAAGTCAACGAACCCACGTCTGTATGCAATCTTATACTCTTTGCTTCCCCGTGGTCCAGGACGCATTAGACAGGATTGA
- the LOC124676051 gene encoding ubiquinol oxidase 1b, mitochondrial-like, which translates to MSSRMAGATLMRHLGPRLFAAAEPASGSLAASARGIMPAAARIFPARMASTDTKQVAAEKPEEAAATTEQSNKKNAVASYWGVQPRKLVREDGTEWPWFCFTPWDTYRADTSIDVKKHHEPRTLPDKVAYYAVRSLRVPMDLFFQRRHSSHALLLETVAAVPPMVGGVLLHLRSLRRFEHSGGWIRALMEEAENERMHLMTFLEVTQPRWWERALVVAAQGVFFNAYFVGYLVSPKFAHRFVGYLEEEAVHSYTEYLKDLEAGIVENTPAPAIAIDYWRLPADAKLKDVVTVVRADEAHHRDANHYASDIHYQGLTLKETPAPLGFH; encoded by the exons ATGAGCTCTCGAATGGCCGGAGCCACGCTTATGCGCCACCTGGGCCCCcgcctcttcgccgccgccgagccggcgtcCGGCAGCCTTGCCGCCAGTGCCAGGGGCATCATGCCCGCCGCCGCGAGGATCTTCCCCGCCCGCATGGCCAGCACGGATACCAAACAAGTCGCCGCTGAGAAGCccgaggaagcggcggcgaccacggagcagagcaacaagaagaacgcCGTGGCCAGCTACTGGGGCGTCCAGCCGCGGAAGCTCGTCAGGGAGGACGGCACAGAGTGGCCCTGGTTCTGCTTCACG CCGTGGGACACGTACAGGGCGGACACCTCGATCGACGTCAAGAAGCACCACGAGCCGCGGACGCTGCCGGACAAGGTGGCCTACTACGCCGTGCGCTCGCTGCGCGTGCCCATGGACCTCTTCTTCCAGCGCCGGCACTCCAGCCACGCGCTGCTCCTCGAGACGGTCGCCGCCGTGCCGCCCATGGTGGGCGGCGTGCTGCTGCACCTGCGCTCGCTGCGCCGCTTCGAGCACAGCGGCGGCTGGATCCGGGCGCtgatggaggaggccgagaacgaGCGCATGCACCTCATGACCTTCCTGGAGGTGACGCAGCCGCGCTGGTGGGAGCGcgcgctcgtcgtcgccgcccaGGGCGTCTTCTTCAACGCATACTTCGTCGGCTACCTCGTCTCCCCCAAGTTCGCGCACAGATTCGTGGGCTacctcgaggaggaggccgtgcACTCGTACACGGAATACCTCAAGGACCTGGAGGCGGGAATCGTCGAGAACACGCCGGCGCCCGCCATCGCCATCGACTACTGGCGCCTCCCCGCCGACGCCAAGCTCAAGGACGTCGTCACCGTCGTGCGCGCCGACGAGGCGCACCACCGCGACGCCAACCACTACGCATCG GACATCCATTACCAGGGACTGACGCTCAAGGAGACGCCTGCGCCGCTCGGGTTCCACTGA